TCAAACTCATCAAGATACATAATTTTTAATTACTTTACAACTATTATTCTTTATAATATTAATCTTTATAAAGAATAAAGAATCAATTCTTTTTGCTTCATCGTTATAAAATTTTAAATCGCACGATAAATCGATTATCTTTTTAGCATTTTCTTTAGCTTTATCAATATTATTTCGATAGTAATAGTAAAGCATCTTTGTTCTTATATTCGATATTTCTATAAATTTTAATTTATCTTTATCTGGATATAATGATTCTATATTTAATATTTCTTTATCAGTTACTAATACATTATACAAATTAACCTTAGCAGCTTTTTGAGTTGGTGTTAAGCAATTTATCTTTTCTAATATACCATCATACTTCTTTTCACTTAAAAGCATTTCTATTTCAACTACTTTATAAAATTCAATTTGCTTTTTTTATTGACTTATGAGTGGTATTAAACAATTTAATCGCCTTCTCTTCATTTTCAGTCTACATATAATTTGCCTTTATTATCATCAAATAATTATATGTTTCTGGATGAATATTCTTTATGAGCATCTCATCAATGGATTTTTGAAATTATTCATAGTTAAGTTCTTTATTAATTAAGTTTAATGTCTTTCTCAAATGATTGCATATCAAATTCAAAACTAATAAAGTAACAATAACAAATGGTATGATTAATAAACTCCATGCTAAATTTATATTGAAATGATTTAAAGTATAAACTATT
The Firmicutes bacterium CAG:345 DNA segment above includes these coding regions:
- a CDS encoding unknown (no significant homology to UniProt), which produces MLLSEKKYDGILEKINCLTPTQKAAKVNLYNVLVTDKEILNIESLYPDKDKLKFIEISNIRTKMLYYYYRNNIDKAKENAKKIIDLSCDLKFYNDEAKRIDSLFFIKINIIKNNSCKVIKNYVS